A window of Fusarium falciforme chromosome 1, complete sequence genomic DNA:
TCTTTCTGATCCCAACCCCAGCAAGCGCTATCACCGAATCGGATGGGTCATGCTTCACCCTTCTTCAGAAACGGCACTGCCAGTTGACCGTGTCGACCCTAAGGATGAAGACGGTGATGAGCAGATAACATCGCCTCAGCCAGTATCAACCGCTGACAAAGCTCTGGAAGCCATCAATGGAAAGACGGTCAAGGACGAGGTCCGGGGTGATTTTGTTTGCCACGTTGGAGTTCACAGCCCGCCTGTCCACCCCCGCAAGAAGGCTCTTTGGGATCTTTTCTCGGCACCTGAACGCATTGACAAGGATCTGCTTCTTGTTCAGCGAATTGTCAATAAGTTTGAGGAAGAGTTTGGCTCTGATTTCCAGGCGACCCTGAAGATTGAAGAAAAGGTCGAAGACTTGAGGAATGCTGGCCAGCTTCAGCCTGCCGTGCCCCCGACTCCGGTcaagaaggtcaagaagacgcGCGAGGTGGGCATGGATGAAGCCAtggacgaagaagaagacggtgtgattgaagttgaagaagaggaggaagagggtgccgtcgacgacgaagaggtTGATGACGAAGATCTCCTAGTCAAGAAGAAACAGCTCGATCTCTTGATCGAGTATCTGCGCCGAGTTTTCaacttctgcttcttctgtgTCTTTGAGAGTGACTCGATTCACGAGCTTACGCGCAAGTGCCCAGGCGGTCACTTGCGCCGACCACGCAGCACATTGTCTTCTGCAGCCAAGGCGGTGGCTCGGGCCAGCGCCAGTGGTGAGCCCTTCCCTGGCAAGaagcgaggagaaggagccgAGGAGCCAGAGAACGAACCTGCTGAGGGGGACAAGAAGTTCCGAAACGCGTCCAACAAGACCGAGCAGCAGCTTCTCCGGGCCTTCAACTGGGTCAAGACGTTTGAAGACAAGTTGACCCAGCTCCTGGACCCTCACTCCGTCGACATCCGGAAGCTTGGCGGCCGTCCTGTGGACGAggctgttgatgaggagCTTTCCAAGCATGTCAAGCAAGAGGATGAACACAAGTGGCGGTGCAAGGCACCAGAATGTTCCAAGCTGTTCAAGGAGGAGCATTTCTGGCGCAAGCACGTCGAGAAGCGCCATTCTGAGTGGCTTGAGAGCATCAAGCAAGAGGTCCGTCTTCCCCTACTCATACTTGAACGACACCAACTAACTGAATCTCTAGTTTGACCTAATCAACGCATATGTCATCGATCCTGCACATATTGCACCATCGAGGACGGATGCCAACTCGAATGGTCATTTCCCACCTGCCAATGGCCAGTCGAACACGGGCACACCCCGTGGTTTCAATCTCCAGAATTTTGCCATGAATGGCATGATGGGCATGCCTGGATTCCCTATGCCCCCTGGCGGCTTCACTCCCATGTTTGCGAATATGCAGTCTGGTGGTTGGAACCCAATGGGTGACGACCGTTCTGGAGGACCCATTCGCCGAGGAGGCATGGGCGGAGGCCGCGGCCAGTATCGATCTGGTCCATATGACCGCCGTGGCGGAAACCGTTACGACGGTGGCCGCAACCGTATGGGCGGTTCTCGATGGGGAGACGGCGCCGGCGGAGCTGCTGGAGGTCCCCGTGAGGCGGTACAGGGACGAAGCCTGAAGAGCTACGAAGACCTTGACCAGGTTTCTGGTGGCGGAGGTGGCGAGCTCAACTACTAGACTGACATATTGCTTACAGTACAAGCTcatgaggaggagctggagttgGTTGCTTTCATATTGGGTTCCTGGGCAACTGGATTCAGGTGTCGTGGAGACGAATATCTCGCGATATTCCGTGTAGATTATGCCATTGTTACTACTTGCTGATTTTCGAAGTCGATTTGTGAGCTTTGATAGGCCATGAAATTGCATCACATATTCCCATTCTAATATTGATTACTCTCTTTAACCACCTCGAGTCTTGTCTGAAATGAAGGGAGACTTTGATGTCTCGGTGAACCTCGGTGAAAGGTGAGCTAGTGCATCTGGCGGGGCCATGCACATTCTTATCGACCAATAGAAATCTGCGATAAGATATTTTTCGCGACGCACATCCCCACCGCCCACCTCTTTTTTCTGTAGCGAACTCTCCAACGTGCACCCGTTCAAGCCAGCGATTGCCTTCTTCAAGCCTTGTAGTCGCAAAGATGGGACTCCTTGCAGAGAACAAGATGTAAGACTGTCGCATTTGTCAGGGTCGTCTGCGAATGTCTACTAACCTGCTGACTGCAGCCGACGAAAGATCAACAAGGAtcccaacaacaccaaatGGACTCGAGACACCAACACCTTTGGGCAGAAGATCCTTCGTGCCCAGGGCTGGCAACCGGGCCAGTTCCTCGGAGCTGAGAATGCGCCGCACTCGGAACTGCACACGGCTGCCAACGCCTCGTACATCCGCGTCGTTCTCAAGGATGACATGAAGGGACTGGGCTTCAGCAGGGCCAAGGAAGACGAGGTTACAGGACTCGATGTCTTCCAGGACCTGCTCAGTAGACTCAACGGAAAGACCGAGGACCAAGTTGTGGAGGATCAGCAGGCGCGCCTCGCCGTCAAGACCCATCACTTTGTCGAGCAACGATACGGACCGATGCGATTCGTGTATGGAGGTCTCCTAGTGGGcgatgagatgaaggagaaggatgatgaggaagccaagacacccaaggacgaagacgaggacgtGGTTATGGAATCCACCCCAGCACCGAAGGAATCtaaaaaggagaagaagtcgaAGAAGCGAAAGGCCagcgaagacgacgaagactCTTCCAGCCGAGAATCCGActccaagagcaagaagagacGCAAGGAGGAACGCAAGCTGAAGGAGAACGACAGCAGCGCCGACACGGAcgacgccaaggccaagaagaaggataagAAGTCTAAGAAGGACAAGTCGCGCAAGAAGTCTGCAGAGGTCTCGGAAGAGGAGTCAGAAGAGCGCTCCAAGAAGCGGAaatccaagtccaaggacaAGAGCCGGTCTCCCGAGGACTCggaggaggacaaggtgaaggacaagaagtccaagaaggagaagaaggaaaagaaggacaagaagcgcaagaaggaggccgcgGCCTCAGAGTCGAGCAGCACCGTTGCTACGCAAGAGTCAACGCCTGTGCCGTCTATCCCAGGAACCGGGGTGACAACACCATCCGGAACATCAACTCCTCGGGGAAGCAGGAACTTTGTGCGGTCACGATTTATTGCGCAGAAGAGGCAGGCTGTGTTGGATACCAAGGCGTTGAACCAGGTCCGTACAATCCACGTTACCCTGCTGCTGGACTATTTCGCTAACAGAAGCAGATTTTCATGGTCAAGGCTTAAATCagtttttcttttatctGGAACTGGAGAACAAAAGTGTTTGAACGGGGAGTAACCATAGACAAGGTATAGGAGTGTACGAGACGCTGTTTGAGGCCGGCGTTGGGTCGGTCACACAAACAAAGCTAGAGGAGTCCGTCACATCTCTTGGAGTCGCGGGAGAATCGCCAATCTCAAGCCCAAGACTTGGCTTGGGTTCAGCATCGAATCATGGAGGAGAGCAGCGAAGGTGTGCCTGATGATCACACCCAAGGAAACACAGGAGGAGGGGAAGCATAGCGAATTTTGATGCAGATCATTTACTTCATTTATTTACTGCTCCTACAGCTGAACTCGCTCTCAGCATTCACCTCTGTGGCCAAATTACCAGCCCATTACAACGAAAACAAGGGCACTCAACCCAACACTATTAATACACCGATCGTTGCCTCGCGAGTTGATCGTTTGCTTGTGAGTTTTCGATCATTTATTTCTCCGCGTTCTTGCCGAAGTTGCTGCAAGCATGTTAGTCAAACTTATCATGAAGTAGCATTGTGATgtggtgatgacgacgacgcaCTTGTGGAAGAACTGGCTGAAGATGCCGCCCTTTGCTGTTTGGTCCGACATGCTCGCGCGACGGGCCGCGTTGGCATCGGAGCCTCGCTTTTGCTGTTGGAGGCTTGCGAAGGCGGGCATGAAGCCGGAGCTCTGGTATGGTCATTAGTATCATGCCATTGAGGAAGGGGACGGGAGACGTTACTCGGCGGCGACCGCTGGCGTTGGTGTTTTGGTTGTTTTGGGGAGCGCCAGAGTCCATGATTGCGGTTGTGGTGAAGTTGATGATGTGTGGTTTAGCAAATGTCCTTATATGGAGGACACGATCGTGGTCAATGGTTGTTTGAAACAAGAGTTCGATTGAGGTTGAAGTATGAAGACAAGAAGAGCTCGGAAAGGAGGGGAGGAAGCTCAGCTTATATGTGACAAGGCGATCAGACAACTCGCCGTCGATCTTCAGGTCAGGAAGAAACGAGGTACGTAGACAAAGCTTCCCGCGGGCGTCTTGCACCACTACACGCAAAAGGGcaacgccatcatcaccacttcTCTCTCACTGTAGCACAGGAGACAACCACACTAGCTCGTCACCTCCGTCGTGTCAACCATGCATGTAAGTGACGGCAGCGACGGTTCGATAGGCTGGACGCATCCGTAAGCTTTGCGCCCGGGGCCCTCCATCCGCCATCCCACATGCTGGGCCATGCTCCTTTGGAGGAATGGCCAAACGAGGCCATGACCGAGGTGGCGTCCCTCTTTCGCCTCTGGTCCCTTCTTTCCCGCTGTGCTCCAGCAGAGGGGAGTGAGCCGTCTCGTCCTCCCAGCCAACCAGGCCTCTTCGATCGTCAGACACTGGGGAGCTGGGGCTCTCCCTCACTGTGAATCCGATGCAAAACAAGTCCCTTTGAATCATCACCTGCCCCAGAAGCAAAGGGTGCGAGCTCCCTTGGAAGCGGGGAGGGTGGAATGTCCGCCCTCGCCTGTGAGCATCATGGCGGCTTTCCCTGAGGCGCTGATCTTGACCCGTTTTCCCCAGACACAGACGCGGAGAGGGCTTGTCAAAAGCAGGTCACACCACCACACTCGGCAGGGGAATTACTAACACCAAGACAGAGTCCAGGCCAGCCACAGAAGCTACAGCCTGCAGCGTTGCATTTTGCGGAGGTCGGGAGGGGACCAGCTGTCCGCGGTTGGAGGGTGAGCTTTCATGGATGCAGTTTCCCCTCTTCTGGTCAAACATTGATCATGATACCACAACCGTCAAGAGGGATTGGCACCTTCTCTATCCTCAATGACGACGTTGAAGTGGGAATTGGGGACGGGATGCGTTCAGCAGAAGCGGGGCACCTGGCGTCGACGGGGCTCAAGGTCCGGTGGGGCCGGCCGGTTCGGGGCCTTGTGGGGCTGTTCTTGGGTTCGCTCCTCCAAGCGAGAAAGGGCAAGTGCCGGAAGCGGGGGAGAGAGCAATTGAATTGTTAAGCAAATGACCCCAATGCATGCGACAAGAGAATACAGGGGTC
This region includes:
- a CDS encoding G-patch domain-containing protein translates to MGLLAENKIRRKINKDPNNTKWTRDTNTFGQKILRAQGWQPGQFLGAENAPHSELHTAANASYIRVVLKDDMKGLGFSRAKEDEVTGLDVFQDLLSRLNGKTEDQVVEDQQARLAVKTHHFVEQRYGPMRFVYGGLLVGDEMKEKDDEEAKTPKDEDEDVVMESTPAPKESKKEKKSKKRKASEDDEDSSSRESDSKSKKRRKEERKLKENDSSADTDDAKAKKKDKKSKKDKSRKKSAEVSEEESEERSKKRKSKSKDKSRSPEDSEEDKVKDKKSKKEKKEKKDKKRKKEAAASESSSTVATQESTPVPSIPGTGVTTPSGTSTPRGSRNFVRSRFIAQKRQAVLDTKALNQIFMVKA